The genomic DNA GTCATCGGCTGCGGCTTGTCGCGTTGCCTCATCGGTGTAGATCGCACCGTCTAATGGTGGAAGCTCAGCTAAGTTCAGACTCGATTGGGCGTTTGCAGCAGTCACCCAAGCTCGACTAATAACATCAAACCCAATCACAGTAGTACTAGCGAGTAACCCTTGGAGAAAAGTACGGCGTGAGGAGCGATCGTGCATAAACAAAAGCCTGCTTCAAGTACGGGGCAAAAGCGTATCCAACACAACCTCTTTAGTTTGGCTGCTCCGATAGATTTAATTCCAAGAAGAATTTCTTAAGGTTTCACTTTTGGCAGAAGCAAGGATTTTAATTTTTCTACCTATAGATAGATGATTACGTAAAAGCTATGGGATCAAAGACTTGAATATTTGTTATTCTCAGTACATTCCAGATTTTCCAAGTGTAAAAAGTTTTGGAATCGCCTTAAATCTCTAGCGCGATCGCGACCACTCACAGCGTTATTGTTTCTCGGCCCCTTAAAGCCACTTCAGCGCCATTGCTTCCCCACCGAAACCGCATGAAGTGAATCTTGCTTTTTAGTCGTTGCAACCGAGAGCACATTGAACCTAGAGCCAGAGCGATCGCTAGGGAAAACTCCAGCTACCTGTAAGCCAAAATCACAATGAAGAAAGGACTTTGGAGCCTACTACTTGCGCTACTCATACTTTGGTCATTTTCGTTGCCAGCTTTTGCATCTCCAGCTCCGGTGCTGAGTCAAGCTCAGAGCAATACTTCTGAGAGCCTTGCTCAGGGCAATTGCCCTAGACCGCTCCAAAGTGCGATCGCTCCAGAACCATTGTCAGCAGCCATTAGCATCAATCCTGAAGGTTTACCTCGTATTGGTGTCGCTCGCATTCGCTCTCGCATTCTGCCGGGTGTGGTCATTGGCGGGCATCATGAAGGCGTTCTCAAAATTCTTCAACAACGCTATACCGCTTCTGGGCAGTTAGATGAACAGCTAGAAGATGCAGCTTTACAAGCGATTGAGGATGAATTGGTGGATGCTGGCTACAACGTGGGCAGATCAGAGCAGCATTCGGTGTTTGATGAGCAACTGATGGAAGAATCTGAACCCGTTAGATTCTTAGTGGGGGGCAAGATTACCAAAGTAGAACTGAATTCTTACAGTTCTTTCTTCAACAGCAGAACTTCAGACCAAAGAACGATTCAGTGGGAAATCTTCGATCGCGACACCAATAAAGTGATTGTGCGACAGGCAACTACAGGTCAGGCTGAGGTGGAGGGCATTGATAACCCTGCGGCCACCTATGAAGCAATTCGCGCCAGCTTTAAGGTTCTCCTTGCCCAGCCCAGCTTTGCTAACTCCCTACAGCAGGCGGTGGGACGAGATTTAGCGCCAACTGCGGCCAAGACTTACCAAATTGCCGCTCTGTCTAGCTCCCAACTTCCCCTCTCTACAGAGCAAATTGCTAGCCATACAATTCCTTCTGTAGTTTGGATTCGCACTCCAACGGGACGAGGTACGGGCTTTGTGATCGACTCATCTGGCTTGATTTTGACCAATCAGCATGTGGTGGGTTCCGCTTTCTCAGTCAAAGTGAAGCTGTATGATGGGTCAACCCAAACGGGACGAGTGCTGAAGCGCAATGCTGCTTTTGATGTCGCGCTGGTCAAACTCGAAGGGGACGTTGGCAATCTTCCCGCTTTAGCGATCGCGGATCTTAGTGCGGTCAAGGTGGGGCAAGAAGTAGTAGCGATTGGCAATCCCATCGCTTATTCCAACACGGTGACCAAAGGCATTGTCAGTGGCATTCGCACCATTGGTAGCCGAGACCTGATTCAAACCGATGTTGCGATCAACCCTGGTAACAGTGGTGGCCCACTCCTAAACCAGCAAGGCGCTGTCATCGGGATTGTGACCGAAAAAATGGTGAGTCGAGGCATTGAAGGACTGGGCTTTGCCCTCCCAATCAGCGAATCCTTGCAGAATCTCGATGTGTTTGTGCAACCATCAAGATCTGCCAAGTCTATGGCTATGTAGGGGTTGGGTAGTCTAACGGAGCGCGATCGCTGCCCTATCGCTGCCCTATCGCTGCCCTATCGCTGCCAAGTAATCGGCACGTGCGGTTGAGAAGGCCAATTGACAGAGGGTTTCTGTTGAGTTTCTTCATCTAAAACTTTGACCACTCGGTTGTAGATGTCTTCTGCTTGCTGAAGTGAGTTGCCAATGCTAGTAACTCCCACTTTGCCAAACTCAGATAACGCTCCCATCAGATGAAACACAGTTCCCGTTTCAGTACTGCTGTCAAAGTGCAACTGATGGTGGGCGATGATGTCCATCAGGTCGTTGGGGAGCAACCCGCGATAGCGTTCTTTTTGTAGGTTATCGGTGGCCATGTAATACTTAGGTCGCCCTTGTTGGCTGTAGAACAAGCCACTAGAGAGGTCATAGCGACCGTTGGTGAGAAACTTTAGGGTCATGAAGGGGTGAGTCGTCCCCCCTTTACGCAAATTAATTTCGATCGCCTGCAAGTCCCATTGGGTTTGTTCAGTTTGGGGATCGTGATGTGGCACCGCGAGAAAATCAACCCCAAATCGCTCTAGAACCCCTTTGGCCGCTAGATTCTTGCCTACTTGTCGTCCTAACTCTTGCAGTTTTAAACGGTAAGATTCATCGGCGGGAAAGCGGCAACCTAAATAAATTTGTCCATCAGGGCCACCGAGAATTTGATCGTGGGTAGAGAGAATTTCTACCTCGCCTGTCGGGGTAATGCGACCTTGCACACTGGGCGATCGCTTTTCCTCTCCTTCAATGAAGGCCTCGGCGATCGCTCCTAGTTCCGGAATGCGGCTACTAAAGTTACTCCAAACCTCAGACTTCGCCTGAAAGCTCATACTTTCAAAGCGATCGCCAATAGTGCTCACTCGTTCTGCGTGAGTTGCCTGTCCCGGAGCCAAGCTGAGAATGGGACGGAGATCTAGAAGGGCATTGCCTTCACCGGAAAAGCCTTCATTCAACTTCACCACCATGCGTTGCAAGTGAGGTTGGCGCTCCCACAACTCTGCTGCCACCTCGGCTAGTTCGTCTATACTCTTCACTAACTCGCTACCGTCGGGGCAGGGAACCCCAGATTCAGCAAAGATTTGGCGGCTACCGCTTTTTGTCCCCCAGTACAACAGATCTGGATCAAGAGCATATAGAGGTACATTGAGCTGACAAGACAAATCCCGCTCCAAGGGGCTGGAGTTGTAGCAGATCATAAAGGTCTTGTCAGGGCGCAACGCCTGCCGAATCCGCTCCATCAAGCGCGGACGCTCTAAAATCTTCTGAGTTAGCGAGGTGGATGCAGAATCGTAGGTAGAAAACAGCAACAGGCGATCGCGAGCATGGGAAAAGGGAATCCCAGGCAACAGTTGCAGATAGTAATCAATGATGCTGGGGTGCAGCGGCTGCGACGTGATGTAAATCAGCCGAGTCCGAGGGTTACGCAGACGAATCAGTGAGAACAACAACCGTTCTTCGTAGTGGTGTACCCCCTGAATCTTGAGCAACTCTCGCTGATCTAAGCTCAGGGAAGGAATCACGACAATATCCGCATCGCTCGGATCGAACGACTCTATCGCCTGCCAGCGATCGGCCAACAAACCCTGTAGATGGTGAAACTGCTCTGCCTGCTCGGAGGAAGAAAAATCAAGAGTTTGCATGAGCTTCTAAGGCTTGCCCTGCCTCAGCGATGCTTACACCTGCGATTTTACCTGTATAGTGGCAAATCACACCTCTATCAATCGACTGGCAGAAATGAGGAAACGCTAAAATTTGTAGCTTAGAACGCGGACTACAGAGCCTTCCTGGGGCAGATCACCCGGTTTGATAGTGATGCCATCGTTTTGCACTTGGCGAATATTAGCTCCCTCCATCAAGGCAAGAAACTCATCTACAGAAGTCAAATCGCAACTCGCGCTATCAGCCGCTGTTGTCCGGTAATGGGTCGGAATGATCACCTTCGGATTCAAAATCTGCACTGCTTGCTTGGCTTCCTGAGCGTTGTAGGCTTTAGGGCCACCTCCTACCGGAATCAGCAGTACATCAGGCCGTCCCATCAGAATCTTTTGCTCAATGGAAATAGGAGCTGCGGCTCCACCGAGATGCAGCACAGTAATGCCACCTTGCTGCCATCGCCAAGCTACATTGGTGCCAAAGCGTCGTCCACCCTGGCGATCGTGGTCAATGCTGATGCCTTGGAGTTGCAGACCCGCAACTTGATACGCTCCTGGCTGATACAACAACTTAGGCTCGCCAGGGATTTCTTCCACAGCTCCTTCATCTAGCAACTGACTGCTGATGAGAACTAAATCGGTACTTACGTTGGGGCTACGATACCCAGATGTGCAGCCTAGTTGGCGAAACGGATTGGTGAGGACGCGCTGTCCGCTACCTGTAAACAAAAATGAAGTATGACCTAACCACTTAATTGACAAGCCATTGTTGGTCTGAGCTTGATAAGCCTCAAATCCAGAAGCTAGACCCATACCCCCAGCAGCCAACAAACCTGCTTGCGCGTAACGCATGAACTGTCGCCGTTTCATCTTTCTCCTCACGTTCCCTGTGTTTGCATCCAACTCGCGCAACTCGTAACCAGCAGCTAACTGCTAGCGATGAGTGGGTAAGCTTAACGCCACTGCTCAACGCTAACCATTGACACTAGCCATTGACGCTAACTATTGAGAGGAGCATCGATCGCTCAATCTCCCCCTAAACAGGCTACAGGATTTTCCGGCGCTAACTGCTAAGCGCTAATGACTAAGCCTTAACCGCCAACTGGCGATCGCTCACCGACAATAGAAAGTTCCGCAATAGCTGCTTACCTGACTGAGTCAAAATACTCTCTGGATGAAATTGGACGCCTTCGATATGAGGATAGTTCCGATGTCGCACCCCCATAATCGTGCCGTCATCTACCCAAGCGGTCACTTCCAGAGCATCCGGGCAGGTTTGTGGCTCAATCACCAAGCTATGATACCGAGTCGCGGTGAACGGGTTTTCTAGGTCTCGAAACACTCCAAGCCCTGTGTGGTGAACTTGCGAGGTTTTGCCATGCATCAATTCTGAGGCTCGGACAATATTGCCGCCGAAGACTTGCCCAATACTTTGATGACCTAAGCAAACTCCCAAAATGGGTAGAGTTGGCCCCAACTGGCGAATCAGCTCCAGAGAAACTCCTGCATCTTCTGGGCGACCTGGCCCTGGGGAAATCACCACACCATCAGGCTGGAGTTGCTGCACTTGCTCTAGAGAAATTTTGTCGTTGCGGTAGACCTGAACTTCTGCCGCGACGGGTAGCTCGACACCGAGTTCACCCAGATACTGCACCAGGTTGTAAGTAAAACTGTCGTAGTTATCAATAACAAGAATCAAGATTGACTCCTAGAAGGTAGGAACTAGGGCTGGTGAACCAACCTGTTAATTGTTTGCCAATCTCTAGCGTAAAGCAGATTGCAA from Trichocoleus desertorum ATA4-8-CV12 includes the following:
- a CDS encoding trypsin-like peptidase domain-containing protein, producing the protein MKKGLWSLLLALLILWSFSLPAFASPAPVLSQAQSNTSESLAQGNCPRPLQSAIAPEPLSAAISINPEGLPRIGVARIRSRILPGVVIGGHHEGVLKILQQRYTASGQLDEQLEDAALQAIEDELVDAGYNVGRSEQHSVFDEQLMEESEPVRFLVGGKITKVELNSYSSFFNSRTSDQRTIQWEIFDRDTNKVIVRQATTGQAEVEGIDNPAATYEAIRASFKVLLAQPSFANSLQQAVGRDLAPTAAKTYQIAALSSSQLPLSTEQIASHTIPSVVWIRTPTGRGTGFVIDSSGLILTNQHVVGSAFSVKVKLYDGSTQTGRVLKRNAAFDVALVKLEGDVGNLPALAIADLSAVKVGQEVVAIGNPIAYSNTVTKGIVSGIRTIGSRDLIQTDVAINPGNSGGPLLNQQGAVIGIVTEKMVSRGIEGLGFALPISESLQNLDVFVQPSRSAKSMAM
- a CDS encoding carboxylate-amine ligase — encoded protein: MQTLDFSSSEQAEQFHHLQGLLADRWQAIESFDPSDADIVVIPSLSLDQRELLKIQGVHHYEERLLFSLIRLRNPRTRLIYITSQPLHPSIIDYYLQLLPGIPFSHARDRLLLFSTYDSASTSLTQKILERPRLMERIRQALRPDKTFMICYNSSPLERDLSCQLNVPLYALDPDLLYWGTKSGSRQIFAESGVPCPDGSELVKSIDELAEVAAELWERQPHLQRMVVKLNEGFSGEGNALLDLRPILSLAPGQATHAERVSTIGDRFESMSFQAKSEVWSNFSSRIPELGAIAEAFIEGEEKRSPSVQGRITPTGEVEILSTHDQILGGPDGQIYLGCRFPADESYRLKLQELGRQVGKNLAAKGVLERFGVDFLAVPHHDPQTEQTQWDLQAIEINLRKGGTTHPFMTLKFLTNGRYDLSSGLFYSQQGRPKYYMATDNLQKERYRGLLPNDLMDIIAHHQLHFDSSTETGTVFHLMGALSEFGKVGVTSIGNSLQQAEDIYNRVVKVLDEETQQKPSVNWPSQPHVPITWQR
- a CDS encoding MBL fold metallo-hydrolase, which produces MKRRQFMRYAQAGLLAAGGMGLASGFEAYQAQTNNGLSIKWLGHTSFLFTGSGQRVLTNPFRQLGCTSGYRSPNVSTDLVLISSQLLDEGAVEEIPGEPKLLYQPGAYQVAGLQLQGISIDHDRQGGRRFGTNVAWRWQQGGITVLHLGGAAAPISIEQKILMGRPDVLLIPVGGGPKAYNAQEAKQAVQILNPKVIIPTHYRTTAADSASCDLTSVDEFLALMEGANIRQVQNDGITIKPGDLPQEGSVVRVLSYKF
- a CDS encoding aminodeoxychorismate/anthranilate synthase component II, translating into MILVIDNYDSFTYNLVQYLGELGVELPVAAEVQVYRNDKISLEQVQQLQPDGVVISPGPGRPEDAGVSLELIRQLGPTLPILGVCLGHQSIGQVFGGNIVRASELMHGKTSQVHHTGLGVFRDLENPFTATRYHSLVIEPQTCPDALEVTAWVDDGTIMGVRHRNYPHIEGVQFHPESILTQSGKQLLRNFLLSVSDRQLAVKA